From the Gymnogyps californianus isolate 813 chromosome 2, ASM1813914v2, whole genome shotgun sequence genome, one window contains:
- the LOC127013391 gene encoding GSK-3-binding protein-like: MPCRPGERFLLLERSVAVGQAGSKEVDALVAKLGEVLQLSAQRAPPPPRAPKHLGPGSARDRAAPYSPRCSGGGLLAPRGPAPPQAHQQHAEPPRPDRSGHQRVTKQLCGRGWLRSAARRRKQPPPGPGDGPAEEEDPHRLLQQLILSGNLIKEAVRRLQLAAAAAAAAAAASTASSGSASAGSSGADGEAAEAAAVQPLQ, from the coding sequence ATGCCGTGCCGCCCGGGCGAGCgcttcctgctgctggagcGCTCGGTCGCCGTGGGGCAGGCGGGCTCCAAGGAGGTGGACGCGCTGGTAGCCAAGCTGGGCGAGGTGCTGCAGCTGAGCGCACagcgggcgccgccgccgccccgcgcccccaAGCACCTGGGGCCGGGCAGCGCCCGCGACCGCGCCGCCCCCTACTCGCCGCGCTGCAGCGGCGGCGGCCTGCTGGCGCCGCgggggccggccccgccgcaaGCCCACCAGCAGCACGCCGAGCCCCCGCGGCCGGACAGGAGCGGCCACCAGCGGGTGACCAAGCAGCTGTGCGGCCGGGGCTGGCTGCGGAGCGCCGCCCGCCGGAGGAAGCAaccgccgccggggccgggcgacGGGCcggcggaggaggaggaccCCCAccggctcctgcagcagctcatCCTCTCCGGCAACCTCATCAAAGAAGCCGTCCGGCGGCTGCAGctagcggcggcggcggcagcagcggcggcggcggcctccACGGCCTCCAGCGGCAGCGCCTCGGCGGGGAGCAGCGGCGCGGACGGCGAGGcggccgaggcggcggcggtgcAACCCTTGCAGTAG